The Inediibacterium massiliense genome includes the window CCTATATCTCCAAAAATGATCACTGCTAGGAAAGCTAAAAAATATTGTGCTCTTTTTTTATAGATTACTTTTTCTACAAATTCTACAATCCAATATAAGCTTAAAGCTAAAACCATTAAGCACAAAAATGCTTGAAATCTCATATCAAATTTTTTATCATGTGTAAAAAAATCATCTATTTTGATAGCTAATTGAATCATCATACTATGAGTAGATTTTATTTTTCCTTTTAATTCATTATAATATTGAAGCTTATCATATTGGTTTGTAAAATATCCAAAAACATTAACATCTCTATCTTCTTCATGTTTTAGATCATTTGCAGCCATAATTCTAAAGAAATCTCCATTATCAGCAATTCCTATCAACGGTTCAAAAAAAAGAGCATATCCAGATATGATGATTAACAGAACAACAGCCACTATGGAAGGTCTCATTATTTTTTTGATCATGAATCTTTTTCTCCTACTTTCTTTTTTTGAAAAACAACCCACTCACTCAATCCATAGTTGAGTATGATAACGATTACATTTGTAAAAAACTTTACTCCATATGGGTTTAATCCTATTTGTGCAATTAAACCAAATAATAATATACTTTCTAATACTAATGTAAAAATCCTACATCCTAAAAATTTACTAAACTCGATTAGCATATTTTGTTGTTGACTTTGCTCTTGAAATACCCATCTTTTATTGGTAATATAAGCAAATAATACAGATAAAATAAACGCAATTCCATTACTCCATAAATAATACATTCCTATTTTGATACACAAGCTATAAACAACAATATTAATACCCGTTGTCATCATTCCTAATATTAAATAATTGATCATTTTTTTGTTCTTCATTATAGCTTTCGACAAAATACAGCGGTCTATTTTTTGATTCATTAAACACTCTCCCTAAATATTCTCCTATGACACCTAAAATAATAAATTGTATACCTCCTAAAAATAATATTAAACTGACTAATGATGGATACCCTGCA containing:
- a CDS encoding GtrA family protein; the protein is MKNKKMINYLILGMMTTGINIVVYSLCIKIGMYYLWSNGIAFILSVLFAYITNKRWVFQEQSQQQNMLIEFSKFLGCRIFTLVLESILLFGLIAQIGLNPYGVKFFTNVIVIILNYGLSEWVVFQKKKVGEKDS